In Silene latifolia isolate original U9 population chromosome X, ASM4854445v1, whole genome shotgun sequence, the following proteins share a genomic window:
- the LOC141621609 gene encoding replication protein A 70 kDa DNA-binding subunit D-like has protein sequence MKPTILTMWDELASNEGSYISQFLDSFPIILATRLRVTSYNGISLSTKSSTAVLFNPQTPECQALQYWLLQNEEQIKLLQKDTAVSASTMGARTTPPVVIPITSVSEDNKETSFWVKASASINKESQKLWYMCCSTCWRGPCVAAHAGAELMLSTTKNSIAENVVKTALLNQGVTSKYNWTMVWHHYQLQFLEKMLRKYSK, from the exons ATGAAGCCAACCATTTTGACTATGTGGGACGAACTCGCATCAAATGAAGGTTCCTACATCTCGCAGTTTCTAGACTCCTTTCCTATTATTCTTGCTACACGTCTTAGAGTTACGTCCTACAATG GAATATCATTGTCCACAAAGTCGTCCACAGCCGTTTTATTTAACCCACAAACTCCAGAATGCCAAGCTCTTCAATATTG GCTTCTTCAAAATGAAGAACAAATTAAGTTACTCCAAAAAGATACCGCAGTCTCTGCTTCCACCATGGGTGCACGTACGACTCCACCAGTTGTGATCCCTATTACTTCCGTCTCCGAAGACAACAAG GAAACATCCTTTTGGGTAAAAGCATCAGCGTCAATAAATAAGGAATCACAAAAACTCTGGTACATGTGTTGCAGCACATGCTGGCGCGGACCATGTGTTGCAGCACATGCTGGCGCGGAATTGATGCTGAGCACAACGAAAAATTCCATTGCCGAAAATGTGGTCAAGACCGCATTGCTCAACCAAG GTGTAACTTCCAAATACAATTGGACGATGGTGTGGCATCACTACCAGCTACAATTTTTGGAGAAAATGCTGAGAAAGTATTCGAAATAG